The proteins below are encoded in one region of Desulfocurvus vexinensis DSM 17965:
- a CDS encoding GTP-binding protein produces MGKAKFERKKPHVNVGTIGHIDHGKTTLTAAITKIAAMRGGGAFVAF; encoded by the coding sequence ATGGGCAAAGCGAAATTCGAACGCAAGAAGCCTCACGTCAACGTGGGGACCATTGGTCACATCGACCACGGCAAGACCACTCTGACCGCTGCGATCACCAAGATCGCCGCCATGCGTGGCGGCGGCGCCTTCGTGGCCTTCGA
- the rpoC gene encoding DNA-directed RNA polymerase subunit beta' yields MSLDDLFAMRGSAVAAQGSRMLNSIQISLASPEKIREWSFGEVKKPETINYRTFKPERDGLFCAKIFGPVKDYECNCGKYKRMKHRGIVCEKCGVEVIASKVRRERMGHIELAAPVAHIWFLKTLPSKIGTLLDMTMADLEKVLYFDSFIVLDPGATSLTKYQIISEEQYYQVMDHYGEDAVKVGMGAEAIRGLLEELNLEALRAELREESLSTRSQTKKKKLTKRLKIVEAFLESGNKPEWMILEVVPVIPPELRPLVPLDGGRFATSDLNDLYRRVINRNNRLKRLLELGAPDIIIRNEKRMLQEAVDALFDNGRRGRAITGTNGRPLKSLSDMIKGKQGRFRQNLLGKRVDYSGRSVIVVGPKLKLHQCGLPKKMALELFKPFIYSKLEERGLATTIKSAKKMVEREDLVVWDILEEVVREYPILLNRAPTLHRLGIQAFEPTLVEGKAIQLHPLVCSAYNADFDGDQMAVHVPLSVEAQIECRVLLMSTNNILSPANGSPIIVPSQDIVLGLYYLTAERSFEKGEGKHFSDKWEVIAALDAGVVELHSRIEVRMDGRMVRTTPGRMIVSELLPDEVPFEMVNCLLDKGNIKRLVGETYRVAGTKATVILCDKLKDLGYEYATRAGVTVGVKDLRIPDSKYTILKDSTDEVDTIESQYRDGIITRTEKYNKVIDVWTKATNDVSREMMQEMSIDLITDEKTGKVEKNSSFNPIFMMANSGARGNVDQMRQLAGMRGLMAKPSGEIIETPITSSFREGLSVLQYFISTHGARKGLADTALKTANSGYLTRRLVDVAQDVIVSEIDCGTVDGLEVGDLIKAGDIKMKLSARVLGRTALHPVVHPETGEVIVPAGVLIDETLAQAIERAGVSSVTIRSGLTCRSQHGVCSTCYGRDLARGHVVNVGETVGIIAAQSIGEPGTQLTMRTFHIGGTASKEVEQSSHIAQHSGRVILSRVKVVKNKDGRAMVMGKSGQVGVVDEEGREREKYVLPSGAVLHVEAGQEVRKGTVLAEWDPFNEPFVSDVEGVVRFHDIVEGKTVQENLDDATMRTSLTIMEYRTTNFKPSIAIVDDAGEVKLRPGSQGTKAHYPLPVGAILMVQDGDRIGAGDIIARKPRETSKTKDIVGGLPRVAELFEVRKPKDLAVVSEIDGIVSYGPESKGKRKIIVAPEVGEPREYLIPKGKHITVTEGDFVEAGELLTEGHPELHDILAIKGEKHLANYLVEEIQDVYRFQGVTINDKHIEIIVRQMLRKVNILDPGETSFLAGEHVDKYRFGEENRKVLKMGLKPAVAEPLVLGITQASLTTDSFISAASFQETTKVLTEASLMGKSDSLRGLKENVIVGRLIPAGTGYRRYMDCDIAVPEQPEKPDKFLEDLEDSPLLIDGGF; encoded by the coding sequence ATGTCCTTGGATGATCTGTTCGCCATGAGAGGGAGCGCGGTTGCCGCACAGGGCAGCCGGATGCTCAATTCCATCCAGATTTCCCTGGCCTCGCCCGAGAAGATCCGGGAGTGGTCCTTCGGTGAGGTCAAGAAGCCGGAGACCATCAACTACCGGACCTTCAAGCCCGAGCGCGACGGCCTGTTCTGCGCCAAGATATTCGGCCCCGTGAAGGACTATGAGTGCAACTGCGGCAAGTACAAGCGCATGAAGCACCGGGGCATCGTCTGCGAAAAGTGCGGCGTGGAGGTCATCGCCTCCAAGGTCCGCCGCGAGCGCATGGGCCACATCGAGCTGGCCGCGCCCGTGGCCCACATCTGGTTCCTCAAGACCCTGCCTTCCAAGATCGGCACCCTGCTCGACATGACCATGGCCGACCTGGAGAAGGTGCTGTACTTCGACTCGTTCATTGTGCTTGATCCCGGCGCCACCAGCCTGACCAAGTACCAGATCATCTCCGAGGAGCAGTACTACCAGGTCATGGACCACTACGGCGAGGACGCCGTGAAGGTCGGCATGGGCGCCGAGGCCATTCGCGGCCTGCTGGAGGAGCTGAACCTGGAGGCCCTGCGCGCCGAGCTGCGCGAGGAGTCCCTGTCCACCCGCTCGCAGACCAAGAAGAAGAAGCTCACCAAGCGCCTGAAGATCGTCGAGGCCTTCCTGGAGTCGGGCAACAAGCCCGAGTGGATGATCCTCGAGGTCGTGCCGGTCATCCCGCCCGAGCTGCGGCCCCTGGTGCCCCTGGACGGCGGACGCTTCGCCACCTCGGACCTCAACGACCTGTACCGCCGCGTGATCAACCGCAACAACCGCCTCAAACGGCTGCTGGAGCTGGGCGCACCGGACATCATCATCCGCAACGAAAAGCGCATGCTCCAGGAGGCCGTGGACGCCCTGTTCGACAACGGGCGCCGGGGCCGGGCCATCACCGGCACCAACGGTCGCCCGCTCAAGTCCCTGTCCGACATGATCAAGGGCAAGCAGGGCCGCTTCCGCCAGAACCTGCTGGGCAAGCGCGTGGACTATTCGGGCCGCTCGGTCATCGTCGTCGGCCCCAAGCTCAAGCTGCACCAGTGCGGCCTGCCCAAGAAAATGGCCCTTGAGCTGTTCAAGCCCTTCATCTACTCCAAGCTGGAGGAGCGGGGCCTGGCCACGACCATCAAGAGCGCCAAGAAGATGGTCGAGCGCGAGGACCTGGTGGTCTGGGATATCCTCGAGGAGGTGGTGCGCGAGTACCCCATCCTGCTCAACCGCGCCCCGACCCTGCACCGCCTGGGCATCCAGGCCTTCGAGCCGACCCTGGTGGAGGGCAAGGCCATCCAGCTGCACCCGCTGGTCTGCTCGGCCTACAACGCGGACTTCGACGGCGACCAGATGGCCGTGCACGTCCCGTTGTCCGTGGAGGCGCAGATCGAGTGCCGCGTGCTGCTCATGAGCACCAACAACATCCTGTCCCCGGCCAACGGCTCGCCCATCATCGTGCCCAGCCAGGACATCGTGCTCGGGCTGTACTACCTCACCGCCGAGCGCTCCTTCGAAAAGGGCGAGGGCAAGCACTTCTCCGACAAGTGGGAAGTCATCGCCGCCCTGGACGCCGGGGTGGTCGAGCTGCACTCGCGCATCGAGGTGCGCATGGACGGGCGCATGGTGCGCACCACCCCGGGCCGGATGATCGTCTCCGAACTGCTGCCCGACGAGGTGCCCTTCGAGATGGTCAACTGCCTGCTGGACAAGGGCAACATCAAACGCCTGGTGGGCGAGACCTACCGCGTGGCGGGCACCAAGGCCACGGTCATCCTGTGCGACAAGCTCAAGGACCTGGGCTACGAATACGCCACCCGCGCCGGCGTCACCGTCGGCGTCAAGGACCTGCGCATCCCCGACAGCAAGTACACGATCCTCAAGGATTCCACCGACGAGGTGGACACCATCGAGTCCCAGTACCGCGACGGCATCATCACCCGCACGGAGAAGTACAACAAGGTCATCGACGTGTGGACCAAGGCGACCAACGACGTGTCGCGCGAGATGATGCAGGAGATGTCCATCGACCTCATCACCGATGAGAAGACGGGCAAGGTGGAGAAGAACTCCAGCTTCAACCCCATCTTCATGATGGCCAACTCCGGCGCGCGCGGCAACGTGGACCAGATGCGCCAGCTGGCGGGCATGCGCGGCCTGATGGCCAAGCCCTCGGGCGAGATCATCGAGACGCCCATCACCTCGAGCTTCCGCGAGGGGCTCTCGGTGCTGCAGTACTTCATCTCCACCCACGGCGCACGCAAGGGTCTGGCCGACACCGCCCTCAAGACGGCCAACTCCGGCTACCTGACCCGCCGCCTGGTGGACGTGGCCCAGGACGTGATCGTCTCCGAGATCGACTGCGGCACCGTGGACGGCCTTGAGGTCGGCGACCTGATCAAGGCCGGCGACATCAAGATGAAGCTCTCGGCGCGCGTGCTGGGCCGCACGGCCCTGCACCCCGTGGTCCATCCCGAGACCGGCGAGGTCATCGTGCCCGCCGGGGTGCTCATCGACGAGACCCTCGCCCAGGCCATCGAGCGGGCCGGGGTCAGCTCGGTGACCATCCGCTCGGGCCTGACCTGCCGCAGCCAGCACGGGGTGTGCTCCACCTGCTACGGCCGCGACCTGGCCCGGGGCCACGTGGTCAACGTCGGCGAGACCGTGGGCATCATCGCCGCCCAGTCCATCGGCGAGCCCGGCACCCAGCTGACCATGCGCACCTTCCACATCGGCGGCACGGCCTCCAAGGAGGTCGAGCAGTCCTCGCACATCGCCCAGCACAGCGGGCGGGTCATCCTGTCGCGCGTGAAGGTCGTCAAGAACAAGGACGGCCGGGCCATGGTCATGGGCAAGTCCGGCCAGGTGGGCGTGGTGGACGAGGAGGGCCGCGAGCGCGAGAAGTACGTGCTGCCCTCGGGCGCCGTGCTGCACGTGGAGGCCGGGCAGGAGGTGCGCAAGGGCACCGTGCTGGCCGAGTGGGACCCCTTCAACGAGCCCTTCGTCTCCGACGTGGAGGGCGTGGTCCGCTTCCACGACATCGTCGAGGGCAAGACCGTCCAGGAAAACCTGGACGACGCCACCATGCGCACCAGTCTGACGATCATGGAGTACCGCACCACCAACTTCAAGCCCAGCATCGCCATCGTGGACGACGCGGGCGAGGTGAAGCTGCGCCCCGGCTCCCAGGGCACCAAGGCCCACTATCCGCTGCCCGTGGGCGCCATCCTCATGGTCCAGGACGGCGACCGCATCGGCGCCGGCGACATCATCGCCCGCAAGCCGCGCGAAACCTCCAAGACCAAGGACATCGTCGGCGGTCTGCCCCGCGTGGCCGAGCTGTTCGAAGTCCGCAAGCCCAAGGACCTGGCCGTGGTCTCCGAGATCGACGGCATCGTGTCCTACGGCCCGGAGAGCAAGGGCAAGCGCAAGATCATCGTCGCCCCCGAGGTCGGCGAGCCGCGCGAATACCTGATCCCCAAGGGCAAGCACATCACCGTCACCGAGGGCGACTTCGTGGAGGCGGGCGAGCTGCTCACCGAGGGCCACCCCGAGCTGCACGACATCCTGGCCATCAAGGGCGAGAAGCACCTGGCCAACTACCTGGTGGAAGAAATCCAGGACGTGTACCGCTTCCAGGGCGTGACCATCAACGACAAGCACATCGAGATCATCGTGCGCCAGATGCTGCGCAAGGTGAACATCCTCGACCCGGGCGAGACCAGCTTCCTGGCTGGCGAGCACGTGGACAAGTACCGCTTCGGCGAAGAGAACCGCAAGGTACTCAAGATGGGCCTCAAGCCCGCCGTGGCCGAGCCGCTGGTGCTGGGCATCACCCAGGCCTCGCTGACCACGGACTCCTTCATCTCCGCGGCTTCCTTCCAGGAGACCACCAAGGTGCTCACCGAGGCGTCGCTCATGGGCAAGTCCGACAGCCTGCGCGGCCTGAAGGAGAACGTCATCGTCGGGCGGCTCATCCCCGCCGGGACGGGCTACCGCCGCTACATGGACTGCGACATCGCCGTGCCCGAGCAGCCCGAGAAGCCCGACAAGTTCCTGGAGGACCTGGAGGACAGCCCGCTGCTCATCGACGGCGGGTTCTAG
- the rpsG gene encoding 30S ribosomal protein S7 translates to MPRKGPVPKREVLPDPIYHSVLAARFINRLMFDGKKSTAETIFYKSLVILGEKAQEDPIRAFEKALDNVKPHVEVKSRRVGGATYQVPVEVRPERGVALAIRWLINYARSRGEKGMVARLSGELLEAYGNRGGAVKKKEDTHRMADANKAFAHYRW, encoded by the coding sequence ATGCCCAGAAAAGGTCCCGTTCCCAAGAGGGAAGTGCTGCCTGATCCGATTTATCACAGCGTGCTGGCCGCCCGGTTCATCAACCGGCTCATGTTCGACGGCAAGAAAAGCACGGCTGAGACCATTTTCTACAAGTCCCTGGTGATCCTCGGCGAAAAGGCCCAGGAGGATCCCATCCGGGCTTTCGAGAAGGCCCTGGACAACGTCAAGCCGCACGTCGAGGTCAAATCCCGTCGCGTGGGCGGCGCCACCTACCAGGTTCCCGTGGAGGTGCGCCCCGAGCGCGGTGTGGCCCTGGCCATCCGTTGGCTGATCAACTACGCCCGCTCCCGGGGCGAGAAGGGCATGGTCGCCCGTCTGTCGGGCGAGCTGCTGGAAGCCTACGGCAACCGTGGCGGCGCCGTGAAAAAGAAGGAAGACACCCACCGCATGGCCGACGCCAACAAGGCGTTCGCGCACTACCGCTGGTAG
- the fusA gene encoding elongation factor G → MARVVPIPKQRNIGIMAHIDAGKTTTTERILFYTGVSHKIGEVHDGQATMDWMEQEQERGITITSAATTCHWREHRINIIDTPGHVDFTMEVERSLRVLDGAVAVFDAVAGVEPQSETVWRQADRYKVPRICFVNKMDRVGADFFRCCDMIKSRLGAKPVPLQIPIGSEDEYRGVVDLIRGKAIIFDDQSMGASYSFVEIPEDLLDVYETMRQEMLDAIAEEDDVLMEKYLGGEELTEAELISGVRKATTSMTIVPVLCGSAFKNKGVQPLLDAVVDYLPSPVDIPAMRGVNPDNGSEVVCDCDDSKPLAALAFKLFSDPYVGHLTFLRIYSGFVESGMTVVNAASGKKERIGRLLKMHANKREEIKWAGAGDIVAAVGLKYASTGDTLCALNSSVILESLDIPEPVIEVAIEPKTKADRDTLSDALAKLAKEDPSFRVKGDEETGQTLIAGMGELHLEIIVDRLLREFSVNANVGAPRVAYRETLTKPNKVDHKYAKQSGGRGQYGHVVIEVEPNPAKGYEFVNAITGGVIPKEYIPAVDKGIQEALTCGTMAGYPVVDVKVSLVFGSYHEVDSSEQAFKVAGSMAVKEALRGASPVLLEPIMAVEVVSPDDYLGDVMGDLNSRRGRVSSMEARAGAQVVRANVPLSEMFGYATDLRSKTQGRATFTMQFDHYERVPASLAEEIMKKN, encoded by the coding sequence GTGGCACGAGTTGTCCCCATTCCGAAACAGAGAAACATCGGTATCATGGCCCACATTGATGCGGGCAAGACTACGACTACCGAGCGGATTCTCTTCTATACCGGTGTTTCCCACAAGATCGGTGAAGTTCACGACGGCCAGGCCACCATGGACTGGATGGAGCAGGAGCAGGAGCGCGGCATCACCATCACTTCCGCCGCCACCACCTGCCACTGGCGTGAGCACCGTATCAACATCATCGACACCCCCGGGCACGTGGACTTCACCATGGAAGTCGAGCGTTCCCTGCGCGTGCTCGACGGTGCCGTGGCGGTGTTCGACGCCGTGGCCGGCGTGGAGCCGCAGTCCGAGACCGTCTGGCGCCAGGCCGACCGCTACAAGGTGCCCCGCATCTGCTTTGTCAACAAGATGGACCGCGTGGGCGCGGACTTCTTCCGCTGCTGCGACATGATCAAGAGCCGCCTGGGCGCCAAGCCCGTGCCGCTGCAGATCCCCATCGGCTCCGAGGACGAGTACCGCGGCGTGGTGGATCTCATCCGCGGCAAGGCGATCATCTTCGACGACCAGTCCATGGGCGCCAGCTACAGCTTCGTGGAGATCCCCGAAGACCTGCTCGACGTCTACGAGACCATGCGCCAGGAAATGCTGGACGCCATCGCCGAAGAGGATGACGTGCTCATGGAGAAGTACCTCGGCGGCGAAGAGCTGACCGAGGCGGAGCTCATCTCCGGGGTGCGCAAGGCGACCACCAGCATGACCATCGTGCCCGTGCTGTGCGGCTCGGCCTTCAAGAACAAGGGTGTGCAGCCCCTGCTGGACGCCGTGGTGGACTACCTGCCCTCGCCGGTGGACATCCCGGCCATGCGCGGCGTGAACCCCGACAACGGGTCCGAGGTCGTCTGCGACTGCGACGACTCCAAGCCGCTGGCCGCCCTGGCTTTCAAGCTGTTCTCCGACCCCTACGTCGGGCACCTGACCTTCCTGCGCATCTACTCCGGCTTTGTCGAGTCCGGCATGACCGTGGTCAACGCCGCCAGCGGCAAGAAGGAGCGCATCGGGCGACTGCTCAAGATGCACGCCAACAAGCGCGAGGAGATCAAGTGGGCTGGCGCGGGCGACATCGTCGCCGCCGTGGGCCTGAAATACGCCTCCACCGGCGACACCCTGTGCGCCCTGAACTCCTCGGTGATCCTGGAGTCCCTGGACATCCCCGAGCCGGTCATCGAGGTGGCCATCGAGCCCAAGACCAAGGCGGACCGCGACACCCTGTCCGACGCCCTGGCCAAGCTGGCCAAGGAAGACCCGAGCTTCCGCGTCAAGGGTGACGAGGAGACCGGGCAGACCCTTATCGCCGGCATGGGCGAGCTGCACCTGGAGATCATCGTGGACCGCCTGCTGCGCGAGTTCTCGGTCAACGCCAACGTCGGCGCGCCCCGCGTCGCCTACCGCGAGACCCTGACCAAGCCCAACAAGGTGGACCACAAGTACGCCAAGCAGTCGGGCGGCCGCGGCCAGTATGGCCACGTGGTCATCGAGGTCGAGCCGAACCCGGCCAAGGGCTACGAGTTCGTCAACGCCATCACCGGCGGTGTCATTCCCAAGGAATACATCCCGGCTGTCGATAAAGGCATCCAGGAGGCCCTCACCTGCGGCACCATGGCGGGCTACCCCGTGGTGGACGTGAAGGTCAGCCTGGTTTTCGGTTCCTACCATGAGGTTGACTCCTCGGAGCAGGCGTTCAAGGTCGCCGGCTCCATGGCCGTCAAAGAGGCCCTCAGGGGCGCGTCCCCCGTGCTTCTGGAACCGATCATGGCTGTCGAGGTCGTCTCGCCCGATGACTATCTGGGCGACGTCATGGGTGACCTGAACTCCCGCCGGGGCCGTGTTTCGAGCATGGAAGCCCGCGCCGGGGCCCAGGTCGTCCGGGCGAACGTCCCGCTCTCCGAAATGTTTGGCTACGCCACCGACCTGCGGTCCAAGACCCAGGGCCGGGCGACGTTCACCATGCAGTTCGACCACTACGAGCGGGTTCCGGCGAGCTTGGCTGAAGAAATCATGAAGAAGAATTAG
- the rpsL gene encoding 30S ribosomal protein S12: MPTINQLVRKKRNLQLKRKKTPALQECPQRRGVCTRVYTTTPKKPNSALRKVARVRLTNGIEVTSYIPGEGHNLQEHSVVMIRGGRVKDLPGVRYHIIRGTLDTSGVADRRKSRSKYGAKRPK, encoded by the coding sequence ATGCCGACCATCAATCAGTTGGTCCGCAAGAAGCGGAATTTGCAGCTCAAGAGAAAGAAGACTCCGGCCCTGCAGGAATGCCCGCAGCGCCGCGGCGTGTGCACCCGCGTGTACACCACGACCCCCAAGAAGCCGAACTCGGCTTTGCGCAAGGTCGCCCGCGTGCGTCTGACCAACGGCATCGAGGTCACTTCGTACATCCCGGGCGAGGGCCACAACCTGCAGGAGCACTCCGTGGTCATGATCCGCGGGGGCCGCGTCAAGGACCTGCCCGGCGTGCGGTACCACATCATCCGCGGCACCCTGGATACCTCCGGTGTCGCCGACCGTCGCAAGAGCCGTTCCAAGTACGGCGCCAAGCGCCCGAAGTAA